The genomic segment TACGGTGCCTCGTTTATTTTTTTCTCCTCAGAAGTCATTTTCCGCACGGTTGCTTTCGGCAATATCTGTTTGACAAATACGTTCATCACGCTAATCATCAACCAGCCAATAAACGGGGAACGCATTAATTTGAAACCCAATTTGAAATCCTTGTTAAATCCCTTCCAGCTGACGGTTTTTACGATCGCTTCCATGAACGCAATTCCCTTGACATTTTCTTCATGTCCCATGGCATAATGAAAGCCAAGTCCGGAGCCCCAATCATGAATCACAAAAGTAATATTTTTCAATTCCAGCTTCTCAATAAAGCCCTTTATATATTTATAATGATCAGAAAAACGGTAGCTTAGATCGGGTTTATCAGATTTTCCCATGCCGATGAGATCGGGAGCAATACATCGCCCATGCGGGACAGCATAGGGTATAATATTGCGCCACAGGTAGGAAGAAGTCGGATTGCCGTGCAAAAACAGAATGGGGTCGCCGGAGCCTTCATCGACATAATGCATCTTTGAACCATGAATCTCGACGTACTTTGATTCGAATGGAAATTCTGCGGATATTTCTTTTGAGGTCATTTTTGGGCCTATTGGGTTTCTATGATTTGAGTGCATTGTCAAGTTCAGATAATTCTAAATCTATATCCTGAAAAAATCAATTAGTATTTTTGATAAACAATAAAAGATAAGACTAAAGGCGAATACTCTTTCCTATCGTTCCAAAGGCTCTGGTTAATTTGTTGATTTAGCATTTATTATTGCATCTATGATAACATATTTGTTATCTCATAAATAAAAGAAATTGTAATGCTTCATGTATTCATAAAGAAATCACAAAAAATACCTGAGAAGGAATTGAATATCGCTATTAAAAGAATGAAAGAGGTTAAATCATGAAACATGATGAATTAAAATCAAAAGCATTTGCTCGTGATTCAATTAAGAAAGAATACGATGCTCTCGAACCAGAATATATTCTTTTAAGAGAAATGCTTTTAGCACGGCAAAAGGCTGGTTTGAGCCAGGCGGAAGTAGCAAAACGGATGGGTACGAAACCTCCGGCAGTAACCAGGCTTGAATCCTCATTAACAAGCGGCAAGCATTCTCCATCGATTGCAACTATAAAAAAATACGCTGAAGCTTTAGGTTGCCACCTTGAAATCCGATTTGTTCAAAATTAAAGTTCGATTTACATTTATTTCAATTTTCAATCAGGCACTTTCAAATACGTTCAGGAATCAAAGTTTTTCGAATAACTCGGTTGGTAAAGTTGAACGCGAAGATCTCCTGGCATTTTGAAATAGGTGGATAATCCAAACCCTAAGTCCACAATCCCGCCAAAGAACTCTACCCCCCGCTCCTGCAATTCCGCAACTGTCTTCTCGATATCGTCACAATAGAACGATATATCATGAGAGCCTGTCGGTTTGCCGTGCTCTCCACTCTCGTCTGCAGGGTGGCAGCCCATATCGGCTTCAGGAAGTTCAAAAATTAGCCAGCCATCACCTACATCCGTTGACTTTAGTCCGAGTTTATCACGCAAAAACGCACGAACACCCTCAGCATCAGAGCTGTAAAACATAGTATGCACACCACGAATCATTTTTATCTCCTTTCTTATTGATGACAAATGAAGTTCAACTCCTCATTTTTGCAGGCCACCACTGATTATTGCTCATAGTCCACATTGATTCGAATGGAAATTCTGCGGATATTTCCTTTTGATAAGGTCGTTTTTGGGGATTATATTAGATTAATTAGATTATTAGTGATGATAAGTTGTGATAAATGTACCAGCATAATTTTTTTATATTTTCCCAAGTCAGTTAGAATCATTTTCTGGTATTAATTTCATTAATATATCTTAATAGACGATCATAATTCCACAATCCACTTTGGAATAAAGGGCTGATTAGATACAGACGCTGAAGTTATTTCATTTATTCTAAAACTTTTATGTGAATCAGATACCATTCCATTCTTTTCGACTTCCCAAACATGCAATATTTTGTTACCAGTTGACGGGTAACGTAGTGAATATGGTTCCACTAAGCGATTTGACCCATGATACAAAACTACCGCACAAAGCCTATTTCTTGCAGCATACCTTATTTTGTCCAGTTCAGACCGTCCATATTGTAGATCTAACCTCTGGAAAATAGGAACGTGGCACTAGCTCGCCTGTTGCTTGAGGCATTGATTGGAGATTTGGTTTTGCCATAGCGGGTTCAAACCACCAAGCGATAGCGTCTTCTAAATCATCAATAAATGTGCTAACAGGTGGTAGTATGTTAATTTGGTGCGTTAATTGTTGTTGCCACGTCATCCTCAGTAAGTCTAAGTTTATTGAATCCATTATCTGTTTTACCGAGTGAGGTGAGAATCCCTTAAAGTTAAATTTTTTATCTACTATACTTTTTGCTTGTTGCGGATCTATTTCTTCTCTAAATTACGACTTATATTTACAATGTCATAAACATCTCGAACTCGACCATTTCGTTCCACAAGCGCACGTGTTTTCTCGGCTAAAATTTCGTTGATTGTATAGCATAGAATTTGAGGAGAGGGACTAGTTGCATCTTCATAATCATGATAAAGATTACGGAGTTGAGGAGTGTTCGAAATATACTCGTCTTGAGTAATATCTAATTTTACTCTCTGCAAGCTACTGTTTGGTAAACCTAGAGGGCCACTAAAAGGAATTCTTACTTGGTATGATATTTTTTCACGGGGATTTTCATATTCTTCAATTTTCCAGGTTGATCGAGGAAAACTTAAACCCGTGTTTGATTCTATCCAACTAGCTACCTCATCCAGATTGGTTGTTATAGAATCAACACTAATCGATATTTCGGGTGAAACTGTAAAATCGAGGTCTTCAGAAAATCTATAGGTTTCAAAATAACACTTCTTCAGACAGGTTCCTCCCTTGAATATCCATTTTGAAATAATGGGATGTAATGAGATAGACCTAAGAAACCATCCTATAACATAATCCTTCTCAATTGTTGTTGGCAACAGATCATGATGCTTAGCTAATTCCAGGATTTGTGCTTTAGGAATCATTTATGGTTATATTCGTATATTAACTCGAAGATTCCATTTACTGATTATTTTACCGGATGCTGGTCCGTCTGGATCTAGATTTGAAATTCCCGTAGAAATATTTCTTTGACATTCTTGAATCCAACCCTCAGGGACAGGAGTACCGAACTTTTCTGTCAAGAAGCCCAGACGTTTAAATAGTGAACCACGTTGAAAACGTAAAGCATATTTCAATAATAAATCCGGATCGCAATTTTTGGAATGCCAAAAATTCCTCATGATATCCACTGTGTGTTGTGCGCCTCCTCCGAAGCGAGGAAGATCCAAAATGTCTATGACTAGCCTGTTTGGATCGGCAATTTCAACAACTTTACTCCCAAACCATTTTGTTATTGTTCCGAAAAACTTTTTTTTTATTATTACTCTCGTTCTAAATCGAATGCCACCAATTACCTGATTCGTAACACGTTGAGGTGTCATTGTCACAACCGAGATTGTATTGAATATCTGTTCAGTTAAATCCCAGTATTCAGCTGCAGACCATCCAGAGATAAATGCAGGACGAAAAAAATCCATAGCAAGTGGCCATGCATTCTCAATGACAGGCTTTGGTGTTGAAGAAGTAATTGGTACAATTGTATATACTCCACGTTTTAGACGCTGTAACCATCCTTTCCGTGTCAATCGGCTTAAAATTTGGTTTGCAGTCCCGCGAGGACATGGATGTAGAGAAAGTAAATCATCAATTCCTATTATTTCTTTCTCATTTGCTGTGAAGTAGCTGATTATTTTTCGTTCTTGGGTGCTTAATCCTGCTAACTCTTTATTCATATATTATCATCGCATATAATGACTAACGCTGTAATTTAATACATTTAAATATTAAAAAATATAGCAGATACTCCTAATGTATATTATAACTTCCAATAATAACAATTATTGTAATTAACTGCAAGTATAATATATTATTGTTGATTAAGTATTAGTCATTGTTTTAACATTTTGTGAGGACCCTAATAACCGTAGCCATATTACTCATTTCTCATTAATCCTTCAACCAGTTTCCGGCATAAATGTAGGTAGCACAACGCCATTAAAGGGGTGGAATTCACCATATACCTGG from the candidate division KSB1 bacterium genome contains:
- a CDS encoding haloalkane dehalogenase, whose protein sequence is MTSKEISAEFPFESKYVEIHGSKMHYVDEGSGDPILFLHGNPTSSYLWRNIIPYAVPHGRCIAPDLIGMGKSDKPDLSYRFSDHYKYIKGFIEKLELKNITFVIHDWGSGLGFHYAMGHEENVKGIAFMEAIVKTVSWKGFNKDFKLGFKLMRSPFIGWLMISVMNVFVKQILPKATVRKMTSEEKKINEAP
- a CDS encoding type II toxin-antitoxin system RelE/ParE family toxin; amino-acid sequence: MLHVFIKKSQKIPEKELNIAIKRMKEVKS
- a CDS encoding helix-turn-helix transcriptional regulator, which gives rise to MKHDELKSKAFARDSIKKEYDALEPEYILLREMLLARQKAGLSQAEVAKRMGTKPPAVTRLESSLTSGKHSPSIATIKKYAEALGCHLEIRFVQN
- a CDS encoding VOC family protein, giving the protein MIRGVHTMFYSSDAEGVRAFLRDKLGLKSTDVGDGWLIFELPEADMGCHPADESGEHGKPTGSHDISFYCDDIEKTVAELQERGVEFFGGIVDLGFGLSTYFKMPGDLRVQLYQPSYSKNFDS
- a CDS encoding nucleotidyl transferase AbiEii/AbiGii toxin family protein, which gives rise to MIPKAQILELAKHHDLLPTTIEKDYVIGWFLRSISLHPIISKWIFKGGTCLKKCYFETYRFSEDLDFTVSPEISISVDSITTNLDEVASWIESNTGLSFPRSTWKIEEYENPREKISYQVRIPFSGPLGLPNSSLQRVKLDITQDEYISNTPQLRNLYHDYEDATSPSPQILCYTINEILAEKTRALVERNGRVRDVYDIVNISRNLEKK
- a CDS encoding type IV toxin-antitoxin system AbiEi family antitoxin domain-containing protein: MNKELAGLSTQERKIISYFTANEKEIIGIDDLLSLHPCPRGTANQILSRLTRKGWLQRLKRGVYTIVPITSSTPKPVIENAWPLAMDFFRPAFISGWSAAEYWDLTEQIFNTISVVTMTPQRVTNQVIGGIRFRTRVIIKKKFFGTITKWFGSKVVEIADPNRLVIDILDLPRFGGGAQHTVDIMRNFWHSKNCDPDLLLKYALRFQRGSLFKRLGFLTEKFGTPVPEGWIQECQRNISTGISNLDPDGPASGKIISKWNLRVNIRI